From the genome of Armatimonadia bacterium, one region includes:
- a CDS encoding SUMF1/EgtB/PvdO family nonheme iron enzyme has translation MNPILHRLATVLSALALLLTVGLVQAEPDTPTTMPATSGTQTTLPTTPVAPVKPWLVPGMAAGQEIVGPDGATLVWVPAGQFQMGMEGANPDARPTHCVSISRGFWLGKCEVTNAQYKAFCQQAKYTFPARSDQGDDHPVAYVNWDDAMAYCKRFGLSLPTEAQWEWAARGPENRKYPWGNDYDPSKFCSKQNVGPNGATYPVGSFPTGASWCGALDMAGNVWEWCSDWYDAKYYGKCPANDPAGQPKGTYHVVRGGGWLNFGNLCLTSVRSYYLPFAGYKHGGFRCVFVPAK, from the coding sequence ATGAACCCTATCCTCCACAGACTCGCGACGGTGCTCTCCGCACTCGCCCTGCTTCTGACTGTAGGCCTCGTGCAGGCCGAGCCCGATACCCCGACCACCATGCCGGCGACTTCTGGTACCCAGACCACCTTGCCGACGACGCCGGTAGCCCCGGTGAAGCCCTGGCTCGTACCGGGCATGGCAGCCGGTCAGGAGATCGTTGGCCCGGACGGGGCCACCCTGGTCTGGGTGCCGGCCGGCCAGTTCCAGATGGGCATGGAGGGTGCCAACCCCGACGCCCGACCGACACATTGTGTCAGTATCAGCAGAGGATTCTGGCTGGGTAAGTGCGAAGTCACCAATGCTCAGTACAAGGCCTTCTGTCAGCAAGCCAAATACACTTTCCCGGCGCGCAGCGATCAGGGCGACGATCACCCGGTAGCCTATGTGAACTGGGACGACGCCATGGCCTACTGCAAGCGCTTTGGTCTGTCACTGCCCACCGAGGCGCAGTGGGAGTGGGCCGCCCGGGGTCCGGAGAATCGCAAGTACCCCTGGGGCAACGACTACGACCCGAGCAAGTTCTGCTCCAAGCAGAACGTCGGTCCGAACGGCGCGACCTATCCCGTGGGTAGCTTCCCGACCGGCGCAAGCTGGTGTGGTGCGCTGGACATGGCAGGCAATGTCTGGGAATGGTGCTCTGACTGGTACGACGCGAAGTACTACGGCAAGTGCCCGGCCAACGACCCTGCGGGACAGCCTAAGGGCACCTATCACGTGGTTCGTGGTGGCGGCTGGCTGAACTTCGGCAACCTGTGTCTGACCTCCGTGCGTAGCTACTACCTGCCCTTCGCCGGCTACAAGCACGGCGGCTTCCGCTGCGTGTTCGTTCCCGCCAAGTAG
- a CDS encoding prolyl oligopeptidase family serine peptidase, with amino-acid sequence MATRRRWSVLLSLLLASAGVCCGQPADPPALTIGPTRVTLDDAGDTTPITGYAQLETYRSPIDSTDQSYGVYVPGKQRPRGGYPVVLHAHGYGWSVNANFSDWQKDWADTKGWLLVQLNARGPQFYWGIGDIATKEVIDDLDQRFGIDRQRVYITGGSMGGTGAYRQGIAHPERIAAAVGVDGWTDFREWHWHYYSRKDQPDDIEEFRRPLLEAASPLYWADRALWGDVYIIADALDNVVYPWQESNLYARFLDLKGAQRHTYDSGMTFNAGKGHGGGYDLPWIYNYFLTRAAQPQQRSFRIVTPLLEFGEMYWGRIDRFHFQGERALLEAACPERTQGTPTVEVITDNLDTFTLYLPLSPAAEAPQVQVYVDGIPSYLGPARNLSFGSMRDVDGRIMGWEPVEDVPASAAGHSSANLVKTPDLCGPLGHAFLTAFRVCYGTIGPEEDQRRHREEATAFAKGWNDFMVHGPGIEPVPEEDLSEADLERTTLVVFGSLETSRLLSQAQACRPMPVEVHNDRIVVRDPLTGDREYLGRKFGAFVVYPNPLTEGRSYLVVCTGRYASKADGTELRGLEYDLEKLCWGYPDYLVLNTSQADLPHVMNVNNKPPVTCYEAGYFVEGGYFDQDWQPDRRLTLERVRRTKPDGVRLIHVAEVKVESTSQSLPVISAVDGTPVDPPRTALRTPVLCATVKVVDSVGSPVRQARVTGRWLGLDSDALSRPTLTTGVAYFPYPAATWGTPLPRFQVLNVMATAAEYDFEADALPGSCWASADGMLALRPKPQVQCVEGDLPVNVTLEVANLCDKPASVLSNLVGPTGEVTTPEEPLPLDPGKSALRTIRWLPGGPLPSGRYKGLAQAWGDGEVLQCPVEFLVARPPSAPVRITSVSAKSIATDESYQVKAKVRNLDTRSPVTVQVVCTLVQGFRHLALQQATLGPGQALEFTWNPEPDEDPLPQGEYNARVTVLGAVGISEAATFQVHASLD; translated from the coding sequence ATGGCAACTCGCCGACGCTGGTCTGTCCTCCTCTCCCTGCTGCTAGCCTCGGCAGGGGTCTGCTGCGGACAGCCCGCTGACCCTCCTGCTCTCACGATCGGCCCCACGCGGGTGACGCTGGACGACGCCGGCGACACGACGCCGATCACCGGCTATGCCCAGCTTGAGACCTATCGCTCTCCCATCGACAGTACCGACCAGAGCTATGGTGTCTACGTCCCCGGGAAGCAAAGGCCCCGTGGTGGGTACCCGGTTGTCCTCCATGCCCACGGCTACGGCTGGTCAGTGAATGCCAACTTCTCCGACTGGCAGAAGGACTGGGCCGATACCAAGGGCTGGCTTCTCGTGCAGCTGAATGCCCGCGGGCCGCAGTTCTACTGGGGCATTGGCGATATCGCGACCAAGGAGGTCATCGACGACCTCGATCAGCGCTTCGGCATCGACCGTCAGCGGGTGTACATCACCGGCGGGTCAATGGGTGGCACCGGAGCCTATCGTCAGGGCATAGCGCACCCGGAGCGGATTGCTGCAGCTGTGGGTGTCGATGGCTGGACCGACTTCCGCGAGTGGCACTGGCACTACTACTCCCGCAAGGACCAGCCCGACGACATCGAGGAGTTCCGTCGCCCGCTCCTGGAGGCCGCTTCGCCGCTGTACTGGGCCGACCGCGCACTCTGGGGCGACGTCTACATCATCGCCGATGCCCTGGACAACGTGGTGTATCCGTGGCAGGAGTCCAACCTGTACGCCCGCTTCCTCGACCTCAAGGGGGCACAGCGGCACACCTACGACTCGGGTATGACCTTCAACGCCGGCAAGGGCCATGGCGGCGGCTATGACCTCCCCTGGATCTACAACTACTTCCTCACCCGGGCGGCTCAGCCGCAGCAGCGGAGCTTCCGCATCGTCACACCGCTCCTGGAGTTCGGCGAGATGTACTGGGGACGCATCGACCGCTTCCACTTCCAGGGCGAGAGAGCGCTGCTGGAGGCTGCCTGTCCGGAAAGGACGCAGGGAACGCCGACCGTGGAAGTCATCACCGACAACCTCGACACCTTTACGCTCTACCTGCCGCTGAGTCCCGCGGCCGAGGCGCCGCAGGTACAGGTCTACGTCGACGGCATTCCCTCCTACCTGGGTCCAGCCCGCAACCTGTCCTTCGGAAGTATGCGCGACGTGGACGGCAGAATCATGGGCTGGGAGCCCGTCGAGGACGTCCCTGCGTCAGCAGCCGGGCACTCCTCGGCGAACCTGGTCAAGACGCCTGACCTGTGCGGTCCGCTTGGGCACGCCTTTCTGACAGCTTTCCGGGTCTGCTACGGAACCATCGGGCCTGAGGAGGATCAGCGCCGGCATCGGGAGGAGGCCACGGCCTTCGCCAAGGGCTGGAACGACTTCATGGTCCACGGCCCGGGCATCGAGCCAGTGCCTGAGGAAGACCTCTCCGAGGCTGACCTGGAGCGCACGACCCTGGTGGTCTTTGGCTCGCTCGAAACGAGTCGGCTCCTCAGCCAGGCCCAGGCCTGTCGGCCCATGCCGGTCGAGGTCCACAACGATAGGATTGTCGTCCGCGATCCGCTTACCGGCGACCGCGAGTACCTGGGGCGAAAGTTCGGAGCCTTCGTCGTCTACCCGAACCCGCTGACCGAAGGCCGCAGCTACCTCGTAGTCTGCACGGGCCGCTACGCGAGCAAGGCGGACGGCACCGAGTTGCGCGGACTCGAGTACGACCTGGAGAAGCTGTGCTGGGGCTATCCCGACTACCTGGTCCTCAACACCTCGCAGGCCGACTTGCCGCACGTTATGAACGTCAACAACAAGCCGCCGGTCACCTGCTATGAGGCGGGCTACTTCGTCGAGGGCGGGTACTTCGACCAGGACTGGCAGCCGGATCGGCGACTCACTTTGGAGCGGGTTCGTCGCACAAAACCGGACGGCGTACGTCTGATTCACGTGGCCGAGGTGAAGGTCGAGAGCACGAGCCAGTCCTTGCCCGTGATCTCCGCGGTGGACGGCACCCCGGTGGATCCTCCCCGGACGGCACTTCGAACGCCAGTGCTTTGCGCCACGGTGAAGGTCGTCGACAGCGTGGGGAGCCCGGTGCGCCAGGCGAGAGTCACAGGCAGATGGCTCGGGCTGGATAGTGACGCTCTCTCCCGGCCGACGCTTACCACGGGTGTTGCCTACTTCCCGTATCCTGCTGCCACCTGGGGCACGCCGCTGCCACGGTTCCAGGTGCTCAATGTGATGGCGACGGCGGCGGAGTATGACTTCGAGGCCGATGCCCTGCCGGGCAGTTGCTGGGCATCCGCCGACGGGATGCTGGCCTTGCGACCGAAGCCGCAGGTGCAGTGCGTTGAGGGCGATCTCCCTGTAAACGTGACGCTGGAGGTCGCGAACCTGTGCGACAAACCGGCCTCGGTTCTGTCCAACCTTGTGGGACCGACGGGTGAAGTGACCACACCTGAAGAGCCCCTCCCTCTGGATCCAGGCAAGTCCGCTCTGCGAACGATCCGTTGGCTACCCGGGGGCCCCCTTCCTTCGGGTCGGTACAAAGGACTTGCTCAGGCCTGGGGCGACGGCGAAGTCCTTCAGTGTCCCGTCGAGTTCCTGGTAGCACGCCCACCATCGGCGCCGGTCCGCATCACTTCGGTCAGCGCCAAGTCAATCGCCACGGACGAGTCCTACCAGGTGAAGGCCAAAGTGCGCAACCTTGACACGCGTAGCCCTGTGACTGTACAAGTTGTGTGCACTCTTGTGCAGGGCTTCCGACACCTGGCCTTGCAGCAAGCCACCCTGGGGCCCGGACAGGCCCTTGAGTTCACCTGGAATCCGGAGCCCGACGAAGACCCCTTGCCCCAGGGAGAGTACAACGCGCGCGTGACGGTGCTGGGGGCTGTTGGAATCTCCGAGGCCGCGACCTTCCAAGTCCATGCTTCGCTCGACTAG
- a CDS encoding phosphodiester glycosidase family protein yields the protein MIAKRTLSVAILLLILGLSPSAFAVTVRVAGRLASSDPAPVESSGQLLLPSSFLTDRLGLRIDPGSDASSWCLSAYGRVVTVRRDSTSFLVGSFSARSIQAPRVIGGRLFVPLEILSRGFSLLWDKSGDTYDLRPLGGAVDEVREGCYNDYLRLVVDLSASAVYWSAWSAGELTVDIAPPSPLPRDWGALRLFTFTDSLQPRVKASITDAGWTRLTISYAANTQPRLFTLGEPYRLVVDIPRTAPLVTPSPTVAAQTPAVQPLPEPTLASATPWAVRNFSTERGPVRVYVLKALPTSLRPALAASTLRQRSRTSAIARREKAPAAVNGGYFDWPGPALGWLVIDGEWIKHPMLSRCALAITESGQALMGRVRFSGYVQVGALGTLTLEGINTGHQATNGTVLYTRRWGQEVPAAPGKVRLAVSQGGSITRVDLDGSYMAIPADGYVLSASGIAADKIRSARPGMSVSISLGTLPEWPKVRHALGAGPQLVRNGQLCVTSAEESFRGDVTRISSRPAVGIDATGNIIVAAAEAEEARGVSCTEMGQIMLKLGCRDAMALDGGGSTTVVSGDRVLNSPADGSERPVSNALLVFGQPPS from the coding sequence ATGATTGCCAAACGAACCCTATCCGTTGCCATCCTGCTTCTGATTCTGGGACTGTCCCCGTCGGCCTTTGCGGTGACTGTGCGGGTCGCCGGTCGACTCGCAAGCTCAGACCCCGCACCCGTTGAGTCCTCTGGGCAGCTCCTGTTACCCTCCAGCTTTCTCACCGACCGGCTGGGTCTTCGCATCGATCCGGGCTCCGACGCGAGCTCCTGGTGCCTCTCCGCCTACGGGCGAGTCGTGACCGTGCGCCGTGACTCGACAAGCTTCCTGGTGGGCAGCTTCAGCGCGCGCTCAATCCAGGCTCCGCGCGTCATCGGCGGGCGCCTCTTTGTTCCGCTGGAGATCCTCTCGCGGGGCTTCTCCTTGCTGTGGGACAAGTCGGGCGACACCTACGACCTGCGTCCCCTCGGCGGCGCTGTGGACGAGGTCCGCGAAGGTTGCTACAACGACTATCTGCGCTTAGTGGTCGACCTTTCGGCCTCGGCCGTCTACTGGTCGGCCTGGTCCGCCGGCGAGTTGACCGTGGACATCGCTCCACCCTCGCCTCTGCCGCGAGACTGGGGCGCCCTGCGGCTCTTCACCTTCACCGACTCGCTGCAGCCGCGGGTGAAGGCCTCAATCACGGACGCCGGCTGGACACGTCTCACGATCAGCTACGCCGCGAACACCCAGCCACGTCTCTTCACGCTCGGCGAGCCCTATCGTCTGGTGGTGGACATACCACGTACGGCGCCGCTGGTCACGCCCTCGCCGACGGTCGCGGCGCAGACGCCGGCTGTGCAGCCTCTGCCCGAACCTACCCTGGCTTCAGCCACGCCGTGGGCTGTGCGCAACTTCTCGACAGAGCGCGGGCCGGTTCGCGTGTATGTGCTGAAGGCCTTGCCTACGTCTCTGCGCCCGGCCCTGGCCGCCTCGACGCTCCGCCAGCGCTCGCGCACCAGTGCCATCGCTCGTCGCGAGAAGGCACCGGCCGCTGTCAATGGCGGCTACTTCGACTGGCCCGGCCCAGCCCTCGGCTGGCTCGTGATCGACGGTGAGTGGATCAAGCACCCGATGCTGAGCCGGTGTGCTTTGGCGATCACCGAGTCCGGGCAGGCCCTCATGGGCCGTGTCCGCTTCTCCGGTTACGTACAAGTGGGCGCCCTGGGGACTCTCACGCTCGAGGGGATCAACACCGGACACCAGGCCACGAACGGGACCGTCCTGTACACGCGGCGCTGGGGTCAGGAAGTCCCTGCAGCTCCAGGGAAGGTGCGCCTCGCCGTCTCGCAGGGCGGCAGCATCACCCGCGTAGACCTCGACGGCAGCTACATGGCGATCCCGGCCGACGGCTATGTCCTCTCGGCCTCAGGAATCGCCGCCGACAAGATTCGTTCCGCCCGTCCCGGAATGTCCGTCTCCATCAGCCTCGGTACGCTTCCCGAGTGGCCGAAGGTCCGGCATGCTCTCGGTGCGGGCCCGCAGCTCGTGAGGAACGGTCAGTTGTGTGTCACGTCGGCTGAGGAGTCCTTCCGCGGCGACGTCACCCGTATCAGTTCCCGGCCGGCTGTCGGCATTGATGCCACGGGTAACATCATTGTCGCCGCTGCGGAGGCCGAAGAAGCCAGGGGCGTCTCCTGCACCGAGATGGGGCAGATCATGCTCAAACTCGGATGCCGCGACGCCATGGCTCTTGACGGCGGCGGGTCGACCACCGTCGTCTCCGGAGATCGGGTGCTGAACAGTCCCGCTGACGGCTCTGAGCGCCCCGTCTCCAACGCGCTTCTCGTTTTCGGCCAGCCTCCCTCCTGA